The region AGACCCAGTTCCTCTTGAATCTGTTCGCAATAGTTTAGCATCGTTGTCATACCAAACCTATATCATTTTTCGAATACAACTACAATTACGACTCAGTATGGGAATTTATTTTGCAGGGATTCACATTTATCACTTACATCACCGTATGAAACTGTTTTAGATTGTGCATCTATTATTTCCTCTCTGTACGAGTATTTGTTATGAAGTTGTGGTACAGGGACATGCGTCTCTCCCTCACATATTACGTCAGGAGGTACCTTAAAATATTGATGGAAACATATTCCCACTTTGTGTCTAGAAACTACATCTTCGAATGTATTCACAACTATATATCATGGTATGGATTTTTGGCAGCTAACATCGAAGGGTGTTGAGAAGTCTGCGTACACTTACCTCATAAATCATGTCGTTTTGTTTCGGATTCGTTTTGAACGATAAGTATTCATAGGTTTCTTGAAAATGTTGTGGTTTTCCATGTTTCATCACAATACCATTAACTTCGGCAGATATTGGTGCCATAACAGTTCGCTTTTGTCCCCAATACCATCCTGGCCCTAAAACCATGCTTTAGATCTTTTAATCACATCGAGTGTATTTGCATCCTATAGATTATCATTACGCGAGACCTTTGCACATTTAAACTTACTGATGAAATAATAGTCAACAgtataaattgattttttctcCGGCGCATATAAACAAGCTTGCCACCTTTCTACTGGTATTCCTCTTTTTACGTCTTCACCAATATACCTCTGAAATGGCACCACCAGAAAGTGAGAACTATATCTATTGTCTTAAataaaaatcactgtttgaaaaaGGGTTTCACGTATAGAATTGCACTGAAGTTTTACCTGCGGAGATTTCATGAATGTATAGAATGTTGAGTCGGAATTAACTGGGATGTTCTCAGCCACGTGATTCCAACCTTTAGTAACGTTCATCGTGACACATTGGTTTTCGTCTGAAAATGTCAGCGAATATTCTATATCTACGAACAGCCTCACTTATACTTTGAGAATGTAGTAAGTTTTATACCTATGATGATGAAGACTTTATTTTTGTCAAAACGATAGATGAAACTATTTGTTGATGTTTTTCGTATCATTTTAACAGCCGCTCTATCATTGAGTACGTCCAGATATTCAGCTACGCTGATAGTTAAATTCTCGTTACGCAAGTTTATTTCGATGTTCGTTTCGAGTGTTTgtattttcttgaaaaaatctgGATCGACATCTAGAGAACAacgtttttcaaattattcaacATATTCAAGAAGGAGTCTTCGCTGTTAATGGGTGcggatattttttcaaatgtattAAACTCACGGGATCCATTGGCAGGATAGTTTTCTGGATCGCATATTTGCTGTAAAGGATTTATCTCGCCCGCGCATAACATCGAAGATGGCACCTATAAAGACGAGAGCGAGAATACGAGAACATTGTTTTTTCTCGTAGTAGAAAATCACAGCTATCCATATTCAAACCTCGTATATTTGTTGGTCCTGATCAATGTTAGTTTTAAAAGTGAAGTATTCGTAGCTGTCTTCATACGGTACCAAGTGTTGGTGTTTCTTTATTAGACCGTTTACAACGGCGCTGATTGGTATTGGTTcatttttgtaatatttacCAACCCATCCTGGCCCTGAAAGGTATAAAGTTCGATTATcccaatttaaaaaaaaatcttctcTTGACTGACATTCATAGTTAGCTTACTTACGCATGAAGAAGTAGTCAACCGTGTAATAAGTAGATGTCTTGTCATCTAATATACAGGCTTGCCATCCATCTACTGGAATACCTCGTTTTGTGGCTACCCCCAAATATCTCTGAACAGTTAGATTGAAAGAAGTTCAAATGGCTTTCAAGACAAAAAGTAGACACGCTAAGTGGTTTAAACGATTAACATACCAATGGAGATTTCCTGAAAGTTGGCAACGAAGCATCTGCGTGACCAGGAAGATCTTCTACGACCTTACTCCAATCATAGGTTACATTATTTTCCACTGTGCAGTACGACTCATCTTACAAGTATATAATAGGTATGGGAGGTtagattatatttttgatgataaaaatcgCAGCTATTTTATTGAAACGAACTATATACCTATGATAATGTATTCTTTCTTCTTATCGGGTCGAATTATTAAGGTATTACTTGATCCCATCCGATTCTCTTTGAACACCATTTTGTTTGTATCAAAATCTATGAATTCCTGCAATCGAACTGTTATGTTTTCATAATTCATGTTCACTTCGATGTCAGCTTCCAGAGTGTGGGATTTTGTGAAAAAATCCATCCCATTAATATCTACAAATATAAAGCGGTAGTTGTGAATACGTTCGAATGTATAGGCAGCCCTGGCGATGATTTTATGGTGGCAAGTGAAGTGACCTTCCTTGGTCGCTTTTGAACTTACCAGATCCTCTCGAATTGAAGTTCGCTGGGTCGCATGTTGAGACTACCTGGCCGGCGCATAGAAACACAACACCGATTGAAAACCACCAccaaaatcttaaaataatttACCTAAATCATTGCTAGTTACTGTCTATTATCTGGAATATTTACATATCTATCATTAACTTACGTACCTTACATAAGATGACTTAGGATGATACATGGCGTTTGATCTATAATGATCATAAACCTATATACAAACACATACTTAAGAGGTTTTAAGTTATATTTTATCAgtcaaatttttttgataatacCCAATTACTATGTCAAATGGGAACATACTATATTTTTGCTCGTTCCAGGCCAGAGTTCGCATTGTTATCTAAAAATGGGCacattttgatagcatttcttatttctttttAGGTCAATTCCGAATTCCAGTTATGCATGTGGCCAAAccctttcaatattttcacgtTTTTCTAGAAAACTTTTATAGACGAACCCGCTGTATTACGATTCTCGTCGTTGTGGATTTCCTGGAATCTCGGCAGGACTTTCGTTGCTCCAAGAACTGACTTGTCGTTTCCACTCATTAagataaaagaaaagaaataaatcgtAGACCTTGGATTTTCATCAACTTTATTTCTAAACCTGATACAAAAAGATTTGTACAAATAACCATGCGATCATCACAGTGCTCCTGATATAGCATTGCCGTCAAAACTAATAATTCCAGTTGTTGAGGTGGTTCTTCCCTTCGGGTCTGCGTAACGCGTGAACAGGAAAAATGCAAATAAACCACAAAGAACTCCGGATAAAAGCATCGAAATAGCAATTCCAATCACCAACGCTGAAATCAAAGTTGTGTACAACGTGACATCAACTATATGAAATTCGAAATTTCGAAAGCCATCAAGTTTTATACAGAGTTTCAATTCACCTGTTGAGTGACCTTTATGGATAACAGTATTCCTTATTTTGGAGGGATCAGGGGTATAAGATGAGGCATCTGGGAAATATTTCcctgaaataaagattattggTATTGTCAGATATATATACCAACGGAAGAATTATGATCGGTTATTCCTCATTTTCTGCGTTCCAATTTCATACTAACTTTTGTAGATTTTACATTTCGCAGATTCGGTACCAATAAAATCGCCGGAACCGATCAGATTGGGGCCTTTAAAGAAACACACATCATCGGAGAAAGAGAATCCTGTACAAGTTACGTTCAACATTTCAATGCATAGTTTAGCGCATTCCTGTATTTTGATGTCTTGGACAACTAGTCCATCTGTTAAACTAACTGTGTCTATATGCGAATATTCGAAATCATCAAAATAGTTCCCTGttgaataaaatcattatgtatgTATAATTAATTAAAAGGTTCAGTAAGGTAAGTGCGGGTTTATTTCGACTATGGGGTTTGGCACTACTTAATCATCTTACTTGAGTAATGATTACAAATCGCTACGCTTTCTATATCTTTATTTGGCACATCGAGGATATGTTTCTTGCCCAGTAAACATTTAGTCGTTTCTCCGAATTTACAGAAATCGAATGACTTGCAGTTAAAATCGTCGTACGTGAGACATTCCTTAGCGCAGCCTTGTTCTGAGTTAACCTGTGTCTTAACGACCCAGTCGTCTTTCATCACAACTGTTTTACCGGGAGATTTCTCAAATCGTCCAACGAAGTTTCCTACGGAGATAATGAATAACTTGAGTTCACGACCATCTCAAAGATTTGGTTAATCAGCCGCAAATTACTCACTTGCAAATAAATCACACGCGGTGTTAACTCCAGTATAGTTTGCGggaactaaatcagggtgatACGTGCTTAACAAACATTTGCCTTTCGCTGGACAAAACGTAAACGCCTGACAGTAGaatgatttttgatttaaacaaGCAGTAGCGCATTCATCAGGGGCGCTGATGCCAGGATACGAGTAACTCGTCGTGATCTGTTTCCCAGATCGACGTTCAAACATTTCGATATCCATAACTCCTGAAATTAGATTGGGAAACATTTCATTCCGAGATGACAAATTTAGTTCGGAGTGAAAAAGGTTTAGCATTATTTACCTGTGGATGCTCCTTCTTTgcgaattatttcatcatttatttcaatggCAATGTATTCTCTAGTCTTTGTTATCAGGGATGATAGATATGAATAGGAAAATAGAGAGAGAATATGCTCAGACTAATCAGTGAGAAAAACAGATAAACGTGATAAATCAAATCTATACCATGAAATCACCTGAAGCAGGTAAACTTACAGCTGATTTTCCTAATGGTACGGTGAGTTTAAAACCTCCAGCATAAGTCACAATTCTTAGCTGACGATAAGCCTCGTCCAAGTTTATTTCTGGAGGAAGTTCAACGTGTACAGGTCCTGAAAAAGGAATATAGGAAGCTATAGAATCATGATTGGTCAACGTATTAGAATGATATCAGTTGCATGACTCACTTGATCCCGATGTGCATCCTGTATGCACTTCTACGGACTGGAAACCGTCGTGCCTCTTGCTCAAATAACAAGTCGATTCAATTGGACACCAGTCATACGACTGACAGTAGCCTTTACCAATACAGGCCTCAGCACAACGACGTTCAGTCGTTAAATCTTTCAATACTGCGTCCTGACCTACACGGCCATCTTTGATATATCTCCGAAATTGCGCTTGAAATAAGAACGTATTGAAGAAATATAACACAGGTAGTTTCAAGTTTTCAATAGGctaaaaattattaaaatggacGCATACCATGGGCTGGGGCTTTAGGTAATAATGTCGCAGTGACGTATATAAGATGAACATCAGTATTCGGTTTTTTCCAGTAGTCAaatttcaagttttcaatTCGTAGGGGTGACATATTCCCGACCAACATAATCATTTCCAACGACTCTTGAAGGAATTCTTTCTTATTTGTAAGGAGATCGTTATCTACTTTCCCTGGAACGAGAACAAAATTCACATATTGTGGATTCGTCCGATGATagtcaaaaaataaaaactaccaaagttactgaaatcataaTTGCAACCTGTAAATGTTAACTCAATATGCTTTTTCTTTGATTCTGGAAAACACGGCTCAATATCAAAAACGCTCATTGGTTCTTCGTCGAAATCGAAATCGTAAAAGTTGAACGTAACTGACTTTATTggctgaaaaagaaattagacAAGGTTTGCAGATATCAAAATGATAAGATGACTGTCTAATGAGTGCAACGTCTGTAAGTATGTCCAAAATGGGCCCAAAGACCTATAGACACGAACAAATAGTTATTACCTTTCCATCAATGTACGGTTCCAGTTTAAGATTCATTTGTATTGGTACAGATTTTGAGACAGTATTACCAGCATTTTCAATCTCTACCCATCCTTCCTGCAATAAACATTCCATCGCGTCATAAACTATTAGTCGACTCAAAAATATTAAGATTTTCTGGATGGGTTGAAGTTTCGTATCGCATAATAACTTACAGAAAGGAAATACGCTTCAAATGTTGCATTGAATTTTACATCTGGTAATAGATCTACTACATAATCTGAGCGATGTCCAATAAATACTTTTACAGGTAACCCACGCACAGTATCCTGAAACACATCGTAATCTTATAAAGAATGCCTCGCGATCAGTACAAAGAATTGCGTCGAAAAACTTTCATTAACCTAACCTGACCGCGATAATAATACGTGttattattcaaataaaagaattctagtgGATTTCTCATTCTTGATATGACAGCCGTGTCCCCAGCTACTGGACTATTTGTCTGTACCAAATCAATATATGATTCAGGGATAGTAGTTACTGTACAGTTGTCAAGACTTCTATCAATATAATATGCAACtcctgaaaattgaaaaaaaaaacatttagacaTTATTCCTAGAATTCGAAATTGAAGATGCCAATAAATATCATTACGTACCGTAGTTGAGATCATGAATTATCGAGATAGGGTCAGTTGTGAACAGTGGTTCAACAGGTACGGGGTATCTTATATCTGTACGGACCAATTTATACTCATTATCATACCAGATCTAAACAATCAGAATAACGATAGTTTATTatctaaatcaaaattttctcaaattctaaaaacgtatgtatttttatatatacgATGATATGGTTTGAACGTACATCAGTATAGAAAATTTGTTGAGTTACATCCTGTATTGTTTCGACTCTATATGAATATTTGCTCGGTAATTCTGGTAACTTCTCGTGATTTACTTCATCCGAACATATTAAATTCTCTGGAACCTAATAGAAGATCAGTATGATTACTACGATTACGATTGAAAGCGATTCGATAAAAATATAAAGgttttattagattttacaACGACCTGAAATATTCGTGGATCGGGAGGAACATTTGTTTGGAATGAGAAAATGTCATATTTTTCGTCAAAGTTTATCGACTTTCCGTGGCTTGTGACAACGCCTTTAACTTCTGCCGCAATTGGTATAGGTTGATCTTTATAATCAAGTCCTGTCCATCCAGACTCTACAAAACATTTGCGGATTTTATGAAACTCAACATTTTATCATTCACATTTATGACACAATTCGATCAATGATTGACATGTACTCATAAAGAAATAATCCAAAGTGTAAGAAGATTTCCTTTCCGGGGAATAGTTACATGTCTGCCATCTTTCTACAGGGATACCACGCCTGGTATCGAGACCCATGTACTTCTACAAATTGACAaacgaaaacgaaatatgGCCACAGATGGTCggtttgatgaaaataatagagaaAATGGTAGGAGGTACAGATTATTTTGTGGATTACCTGCGGAGTACTCAAGAAGTTGGCAATAGAAGGGTCGGCATTACCAGGAAAATATTCGGACACTTGTCTCCATGGTGTGACATCTGCTTTCATTTTTTGGGCGCCGCATACAGCTTCATCTTAATTGTAAaacgaataaaacatcaacaaaATCTGTATTCTAGCTCCTTCTTAATTGTTCATTACGATTATCTTTCGAATTAATCGCGACAGCCACGTtacaaaaatcacaaattacaCGTACCAACAATGATAAACATTTGGAGATTTCTGAGGTCGAAAATGAAGTGATTTGATGAACCTTTTCGGTACATTTTGAGCGTGGCTTTATCTAGGTCCATGTCCACGTATTCTTCTATATCGGCCGTGTATTTTTCACCGGCGACATTCATCTCCATTTTCAACTGGTAAGCACCAAGACTCTTATAGAAATTGAGAATTCGAGCTACAAACACAAATTGATAACCGTGGTTTTACAGGATGAGTACTTAAACGATTTTGGAAATATCTGTCGTAATATATTTTCGATTATAGTATAAGTAATATGTATTACCGCTATCAGTTGTGTTTGGATAGTTGCTCATATCACAGAATTTATCACCATAGCAAGACACAATTGTTGCAGCCAACACACACAATCTAAAATGAGAAATGATTCCTGACAAACAAAACGTTTGAATTGACGAAAAGAATTTAATTACTAGAAGTATATAAATCTGTCAAAATCCATGCGTTTTATGTAATATAAGTATATACCTCAAAATGAAATTCTCCATATTTCTAGAGAACGGTCCACTTCTAAACGTGCTCAGTGAAGTTACAttgataggcctatatgtaCGCCAAATACACTGACCGTTCGTGTAGGCTTATCTCGACATGTTAACGGGACCCATTTTACGACGATTGGTTATCAGTGGACTTCGTTTCTTAGGTGTATATCTAACGGTGGTCATTTTCCCGCTATCTTTATTTGATAATCGGGTCATGATTTCACTAACgttagttttgaaaaaacaGTCTTCGAGTTTTCTCGGCCGTTCATTCAGGGAAACACTTTTAGCTATTCGAAtgttaaatcattttaaataaacaacataaaCATTCAAAGTTCATTTCTTTTCCGTTCTCAATGCAGTGATCACAGCTATTATGAATTATAGATTCGAATCATCTGGCGCACTACTCGCATGCCTCACTACTAACAACTCTCCATTAATAACTAGGATTTTAATTaagatgattttatttacactccaaccaggactaatatacaatatttacaatcaagtgaaatatagttatttatttattcatttatctatttatttatctattttacaCTCAAACCCATTACAGGTGTTAGAGGGACAATATAACTTTTACCctcaagtgctgcccctaaaGATATCGTTGACGGTGGATAGGTGAACTAATATGTTACTCGTCAGCCGCAGTATGATCTGAAACTTGCACTCGGGACCAACGTTATTTCCGCGACCGTGATTTGGTGATACCATGAAATAAACCGCATTTTATGCTTACCCTCATTCAGTGCTTCCATCTATTGAGTAAGCCTGTAACTGATGTACTTCGCGAAAAGTTTGCTAAAATAAATCGCCGGCTGTGTTTATTGTTTTAAATACGAATTAACTGAGCCAGTAATACCTGTCGTAagtaaattatttaattatCGTAAATCTGCTCGATTCGAAGATAATGTGCATGCAATTTGCGAACACTTAATTGATTGgataaattagaaattctttagTTAGTAAGCCAGTGACCAGTGTGAAAGTGTCGAGAAACACAAATCGTGCAAATCGGTTTGATTTACTTTTATTGGTGTTTTAAGCTATGAAgtgttgaatgaaattatcattGTTCATAGGCCCTACCCATAGACGTCATGGTCACCTTGGTCATGGAAGTAAAAAAGGAGGCTAAAAAAGAAATGTTAAGTTAAATGTTGGTTTGCGAATTCAAGTTTTAGTCTGAATACAGTTTTTTCGTGCTCGATTTAATTACACCGGAGACTGGCTTTGATTATTTCAGCTACGTTAGACAGTAAACAATGATATAGCATAAAACTAGATGGATCCAACCAACTATTGCACCCAACCCCCTCCAAAGTCTTTAGGTTGAtaatttcagttttcttaGATCTTGTAGGTAAAGTAGGAATGACAATTCGTTTACGATTTGAAAGACATCCTGTGGTTTCATACATGACACCGTTTTAATGTAATCATTTCCAGGGGATAAAATTATGGTCtttaatattatgaaaaaGGAAGATAAAGAAGATATTTAACGGAACCACATGCTTTCATTCCATCACCTGCTCATGATGCGCCTCACTGTTCCTGAAAACAAAGCCAGCAATAAAACTGGTCGGCATATGGTGCATCACTGCTAGGACGTCACTTAGACCTCTTTGTACTAAAATTGATGTACAATTTACTTTCCTTTGTTAGTTTGATTACAGTAAAGTATTCAAATTTGTCCATGCATGTTTTCATAACTGAAGGATAGCAGCCTATTGATCGTACTTTAAAAAGGAATTTAGAAAACTGATATTTCTGCTGCTCTGCGAGTTTACGAATATGCTCATTTTGTATTGATAGCGCTCAAATATTTCCGAAGTGTGCACACATTGTTAAATACTAGTTTTTCATGCTATAAACGTTATATTACGATAATCATTGAAAGCTAGCTCGACCTCGGCCATTCTCATTTCTCTACAGACAATGGGTGACAggaaatgtattttcattgTATAACACACAAAAGGCTTGAACTACCTCTGAACTCAAATAGTGTGTAAATATAATTccattttacagaagaaagtCAGTTCACAGTCAAATAAACGAACGAATTTAGTTTTTTTCTGGGCTTGaataggcatattttgttgtgAATCGCTCTTGTGTCTTGGTGGGAAGAAGTAATGCAAATTTTCTTATCTAATCTGTCAACATGTCTGTCTATGTCTGAGTGACATCATCGcaaataataaaatcattgataatGTTTAAAGGCAACCTGGGAATTTAGAGAAGGGTTTCATTACTATGTTCTCATTCGAATCATAGGTAATTACTGATTTTAATTAACATATAGATGTAAGAATGGGGTTTTATGTCTGGTTGATTACTACTTCTATTTGTTTTTATGTGAATTCGGAGCTTTGCCTGTGGTTATTTAAGTGACAGTAAATACCCAGCTAACGAAGTTTTACCAATTAATCCGGTTTAGAGATTAATATGAATGGCACTCTTTCATTGGTCTGTGACAAGTTCTCTATAATGCCATTACTGAATGTGCTTTTAAATGCATTCAACATGTCACGCACACATATTAATTTCTGTGAATGGTCTGACAGGGGGTACCACTTTCTCCCAGTTGGTTGAGGCGCTTTCATTTATTGTTTTCTATAGAAATGACATTAGGTGGGTGGCAAAGTGCTAAATTATATTTGCGGATGTTTCATTAATTAGGACTGGCAGACAGTTCATCAACTGCCTCCTGCGATTCTGTTCAAAGTACATCTGGTGAATTTATGCACGTGTTGTGATTTATGTCCTGCTATCTGTTACATAATATTCGATcatttatgacattaatttgtTATCTCGATATTTTGTAGGTTTGATGGCGGCTTTGTCGGACTTTTAAAGATGGAGGATACAAACTGTAGCAGCGTTGATAATGCAGTAGTGCTTAGTAATGACATTCTTTTTACGGAAGATGAACCCGGTCAAACTGTCGAAACATCCTCTATATATTCTACGCCATCCGTTCATTCGAACTCTTCGCAAGAGGGAACTCACCGTTTTTCGAG is a window of Tubulanus polymorphus chromosome 2, tnTubPoly1.2, whole genome shotgun sequence DNA encoding:
- the LOC141899143 gene encoding uncharacterized protein LOC141899143 — encoded protein: MKADVTPWRQVSEYFPGNADPSIANFLSTPQKYMGLDTRRGIPVERWQTCNYSPERKSSYTLDYFFMKSGWTGLDYKDQPIPIAIWYDNEYKLVRTDIRYPVPVEPLFTTDPISIIHDLNYGVAYYIDRSLDNCTVTTIPESYIDLVQTNSPVAGDTAVISRMRNPLEFFYLNNNTYYYRGQDTVRGLPVKVFIGHRSDYVVDLLPDVKFNATFEAYFLSEGWVEIENAGNTVSKSVPIQMNLKLEPYIDGKPIKSVTFNFYDFDFDEEPMSVFDIEPCFPESKKKHIELTFTGKVDNDLLTNKKEFLQESLEMIMLVGNMSPLRIENLKFDYWKKPNTDVHLIYVTATLLPKAPAHAQFRRYIKDGRVGQDAVLKDLTTERRCAEACIGKGYCQSYDWCPIESTCYLSKRHDGFQSVEVHTGCTSGSRPVHVELPPEINLDEAYRQLRIVTYAGGFKLTVPLGKSATREYIAIEINDEIIRKEGASTGVMDIEMFERRSGKQITTSYSYPGISAPDECATACLNQKSFYCQAFTFCPAKGKCLLSTYHPDLVPANYTGVNTACDLFARNFVGRFEKSPGKTVVMKDDWVVKTQVNSEQGCAKECLTYDDFNCKSFDFCKFGETTKCLLGKKHILDVPNKDIESVAICNHYSRNYFDDFEYSHIDTVSLTDGLVVQDIKIQECAKLCIEMLNVTCTGFSFSDDVCFFKGPNLIGSGDFIGTESAKCKIYKRKYFPDASSYTPDPSKIRNTVIHKGHSTALVIGIAISMLLSGVLCGLFAFFLFTRYADPKGRTTSTTGIISFDGNAISGAL